Part of the Paenibacillus aurantius genome, TCTCGCTTTCGGATGGAACGCTGATGGTGGGCTTTCGCCAAGGCCGGGACCTGCAGCGTTTAATCGGCAAGACCATGCATATCGATCCGGCCTCCAAAGCGGTTCATGTCAGATCCTCGGACGGCGGGACCTCTTGGGAAACAACCGCTGCCCTGCTGCATGACGATTTCCTGTACGGCATTCAGGATCCGTGTCTGAATGTGCTGAAGGAAGGCACGCTGTTTGCTACGTTCTTTACCTGGAAGGTGATGGCCAAGGAGGATGGGGGGAGTATAGGACCGGCGGATCATGTCATGGAAGACCAATGGGTCGGCCGGCTGGAAGGCTTGTACTCCATTCGTTCCGCCGACAACGGAGCAAGCTGGGACGCCCCGGTCCGGATCACGGCCGGCGCCGCCGCCGTCAGGGGCAATGCCGCGGAGCTTGGGGACGGCTCCCTTGTCTTGGCCACCTATGGAGGAAACGAGTTCGGGGATAAGATGACCATCGTCCGAACAACGGAACGGGGGCTCACCTGGACGCTGTCGGCCGTTCTGGAGCACGAGGACTACAAGCTTCAGGAACCTAACCTTTATTTGGCACCGTCGGGTAAATTGGTAGCCTTCATCCGGACGGCCCCCAAGCGGAAGGGAGGGTCCGCCGAGACGGCCTGTCCGCTCCTGACGGCGGAATCCGTGGATGGTGGAAAGAGCTGGAGCGGGCTGACGGAACGTCCCTTTTATTCCCCGAGCCCCTTTCACGCCCTTCGTCTGCGAAGCGGCCGGGTGCTCGTTTCCTATGGCTACCGGCTGGAGCCCTACGGGGTCCGAGCTTTCCTGCTGGATGCCGAATGCGGTTTCGAAGACGTGGAGGAGACCATACTGCGGGAAGACGGGCTCGGCACCGACATCGGGTATACCAGTGCGGTGCAGCTTCCGGACGATAGCATTCTGGTCACCTATTACTATTACGGCGAATCAGGCTACCGGTACATTGCCGGAACGATTTGCAGGGAGGAGTAGGGCCAAAATTC contains:
- a CDS encoding sialidase family protein, translating into MKLRKIKDLVIYQDGQYNTFPNAVSLSDGTLMVGFRQGRDLQRLIGKTMHIDPASKAVHVRSSDGGTSWETTAALLHDDFLYGIQDPCLNVLKEGTLFATFFTWKVMAKEDGGSIGPADHVMEDQWVGRLEGLYSIRSADNGASWDAPVRITAGAAAVRGNAAELGDGSLVLATYGGNEFGDKMTIVRTTERGLTWTLSAVLEHEDYKLQEPNLYLAPSGKLVAFIRTAPKRKGGSAETACPLLTAESVDGGKSWSGLTERPFYSPSPFHALRLRSGRVLVSYGYRLEPYGVRAFLLDAECGFEDVEETILREDGLGTDIGYTSAVQLPDDSILVTYYYYGESGYRYIAGTICREE